The Triticum aestivum cultivar Chinese Spring chromosome 7B, IWGSC CS RefSeq v2.1, whole genome shotgun sequence genome window below encodes:
- the LOC123157004 gene encoding uncharacterized protein: protein MAASSPASSGKAASDSSAPPPAPSPVVSNGNGTPQKPPPVAGFDMPKPNLRGLNKPKCIQCGNVARSRCPFQCCKSCCYKAQNPCHIHVLKQSNTLPEKTPPAPIPLSDQPSTNSPLTGSSSRLSSLQKLPHHFLNSIRTRKSLAKKDIASINKWRFMKLKEHMQGDIDVENEAYDRYTQNIGLLEETFYLKEDSAGEHETEATSSEEMMEIMVSEAKVRLKSDCANAAGFKERIATVLDQKLKKLQERNSACEEDDNSSDQNLDDHTKPVKLNIKQQTVRNAKTNELLGKLTKAQSEDDLKPCLNIMAQLFGKEIASSSMGTSNKSSDQESTPAVAPSYSFPKLTTRLEVDENMMSKISELSSLSQVVQL from the exons ATGGCCGCGTCGTCTCCGGCCTCCAGCGGCAAGGCGGCGAGCGACTCCTCCGCTCCTCCTCCGGCCCCTTCCCCCGTGGTATCCAATGGTAATGGAACGCCGCAGAAGCCGCCCCCCGTCGCCGGATTCGACATGCCCAAGCCCAACCTCCGTGGCCTCAACAAGCCCAAGTGCATCCAGTGCGGCAACGTCGCCCGCTCCCG GTGCCCGTTCCAGTGTTGCAAGAGCTGCTGCTACAAAGCTCAGAACCCTTGCCACATTCATG TTCTCAAACAGAGCAACACATTGCCAGAGAAGACACCACCAGCTCCTATCCCTTTGTCAGACCAACCATCAACCAATTCACCTTTAACCGG TTCTTCGTCGAGGCTGTCTTCCCTACAAAAGCTTCCCCATCATTTTCTGAATTCCATCCGAACAAGAAAGTCCCTTGCCAAGAAG GACATTGCAAGCATAAACAAGTGGAGGTTTATGAAGCTAAAGGAACATATGCAAGGAGATATTGATGTTGAAAATGAAGCATATGATAGGTACACACAGAATATTGGATTGCTGGAGGAAACGTTCTATCTCAAAGAAGATTCTGCTGGTGAACATGAAACTGAAGCAACTTCCTCAGAAGAAATGATGGAAATAATGGTCTCTGAGGCAAAGGTGAGGTTAAAATCTGATTGCGCAAATGCAGCTGGCTTTAAAGAGAGGATTGCCACTGTCTTGGACCAGAAGCTGAAGAAACTGCAAGAGAGGAACAGTGCCTGCGAGGAGGATGACAACTCCTCTGACCAAAATCTAGATGACCATACGAAGCCGGTGAAGTTGAACATAAAACAGCAAACAGTGAGAAACGCGAAAACAAACGAGCTGCTTGGTAAGTTGACAAAAGCACAGAGTGAGGATGATTTGAAGCCTTGCCTCAATATCATGGCGCAGCTGTTTGGAAAGGAGATCGCTTCCTCCTCCATGGGCACATCAAACAAGTCAAGCGACCAAGAATCAACCCCTGCAGTTGCGCCCTCTTATTCATTTCCAAAGCTCACAACTAGGCTGGAGGTAGACGAGAACATGATGTCTAAGATCAGCGAGCTATCTTCTTTGAGTCAGGTTGTTCAGCTATAA